GTTGCCGGACGAGTTCGCGGCGCTGATCCCCGGATTGTAGTCGGTAATCCGATTTCGCGATTCAGAGCGAGGAAAAACGGCCGAATTCTTCGATTCGGCAGCTACGTGTGCATCCTGAGTTCCGTTTGAACGCGTTTCGATCGTCATAGTGTGCGTTACGCGCCACCTTCAGCGGGGAGAATCGGGACCGGCCAGCTTTGGCTCTGAAAGAAAGTATCTTCCGAAGTGAGTCGTTCTCGCGGGCGTCTAAGCAAAGCCTCAGCGTTTCGATAACCGCTATCGGATACTGTTGGTGCACGGCGAGTTACCTATCTAACCAGATTTGATTCCCATGCATTGGCCGGGGATCTGACTATTCGTATCGAGTGTGTAACAAGACAAACGATGCGAGACGCGAACATATCCCGACGGCAGGTGCTCAAGCTAACAGGTGTCGCGACGTCAACAGCGTTCGTCGCCGGCTGCGGTGACGGTGGCAACGGCGGTGACGGTGGTAACGGCGGCAACGGCGGCAACGGCGGCAACGGCGGTGACGGCGTCGAGATCGAACCCGGTACGCAGATCGATTTCGACGGGCAGACGTCCGGCTGGGTCGGCATCGCACCTGACTCGATCGCGGACGAGGAGAACCCGACGCTCATCCTCCAAGAGGGGGAAACCTACGAGATCGGCTGGAGCGAGGGCGACGGCCAGGAGCACAACATCGAGATCCGCGACGACAGCGACGAGATCGTCGACGACCTCGCGACCGAGACGACCACCGAACCCGGCGACGACCAGTGGTTGGAGTTCGAGGCCAGCAGCGAGATGACCTCGTACATCTGCGAGGTCCACCCGGATACGATGATCGGTGAGATTCAGGTCGGCGGTGGCGGCGGTGGCGGCAACGAGACCGACGGCGGCAACGAGACCAATGGTAGCAATGAAACCGACGGCGGCAACGAGACCAATGACAGCAATGAAACCGACGGCGGCAACGAGACCAATGACAGCAATGAAACCGACGGTGGCAACGAGACCGGCTAACGACCGCTACTTCGATGGCTCTTGTAGGAGTTCGACCAGGTGAGTGAGACGAACGAGGGAAAATCCCGACGAAAGAGGTGTACCGAACGCGGTTTCACGGGTCAAACTGCGTACCGGATCTGTGTTACTGCCTACCTGGACCGAGCACCCGCTCCGAACATCTATTATGTTGTCACGTCCCACATACGTCTCGCGTACGGCCTCCAGAACGGAGAACGTGACAGTCCGCGTATCGTCCGCTAACTGGGAGCACTGGAATCATGAATGGCGAACGATACCGGTGTTGCCGGTCTTCTGGATCGCCGGGCACGTAATCGGCTTTCTGGGCGACGTCCATCTGTCTCCCGCAGTGATTCCCGACGAAATCGTAGCGGGACTGTTCGGCGTTCTCGCGTTGCTGCTGGGCGGTATTTTCCTCGCGCTGATCGATTACTCGGCAGGGCTGCTCCACGCCTCGAGCGCGCCTTCGATCCGATCGACCGCGTCTTCGATATCGCACGCATCAGTATCGATCTCGAGTGCGTTTTCGGGCGCGTCGAACTCGCGGTAGACCACGTGGACGCCACGTTCGTCGATCGAATCCGCTCGCGACCGATTGCGCTCGAGGCAGGTCTCGAGGCTCGCGGTGACGCGAACGAACCGAACGTCCGCGCGCGCCTCGAGGGTTCGAAACTGGGCCTGCCACTCCCGCCGGTAGAACGTCCCGTCGACGACGGTGATCGCCTCGTCCGGATCCGCCGTGACTCGCTCGTACAGTTGCTCGTAGGTGCGACTCGAGAAGTCGTCGGAATGGTGGACGACGACGGATTCGCCGCCGGCCTCGAGTCGCTTTCGGAGGGCCGTGGCGATGGTCGTCTTGCCCGCGCCCGGCGGCCCGCAGACGACGAGGATCACAACCGCCAGTAGGGGTTCGGTCCCTAACAGTCGTCGGATTCGGTCTCGAAGACGAGGCTCTCCGACTACGTCTCGTTCACGCCCGAAACGATCACGCTTTCGGACGCTAGCACTCGAGGGTAACACTTCTCGGCCGCCAACAGTGCAGTAAGTTGCTCTTCCTCGAGCCTGTACTCCCGGTGCAGACAGGTGCGTCCGCCTTTCGCTTTGAGTATTCTGTTAGAAGATCGCTTCTCACCCGCAATAACGTGAGTTCTAGTCCACTCCCGATCGGGATCCGGTTCGACGACGACCTCCCGATGGACGAATCCGTCCCCTCCGGAATCGACCGCGAAATCGTGCCACTCGCCGAGCCCGTCGGTCGCTTCCAGCGCGAAGTGGAACGTACGAGTGTCGTCCGTGAAGTTTGCCAGATCCAGATACATCTCCTCCAGTGATTGGTTCCGTCGTGAATCATCACTCCGAAAATCGGCACAACCAGCGGCTCCTGAGAGCAGTCCGGCGCTACAGAGAGCGAATCGGCGCCGCGAGAGAGACATATCGATAACATACCGCAACCGAATAATAATTCTGACCTTTTCAGGGCGAAAGTACTACTCGAACGGCCGTCTCCGAGACGACTCGTCGGAGTCGCGCCTGTTCCCGTTCCGAACGGGCGGGCCGGTCTCGACGCGACGAAGGCGAGCAACGGTTTCCGCTTCCCCCATCGATTTACCGATCACGGACGATCGATCACGTATGGGCTACGACACTGCCAGCAAGACCGATCCGGAGTCAGTCATCGACGAGGAGTGGGGCGGCATGTGGTTCCTCAAGGACGAACTCGACAGCGATCACGTCGGGATCTCCGTCCTCGAACTCGAGCCCGGCGGCAAGGGGATGGAACACGACGAGGCCGACCGCGGTCAGGAGGAGATCTACTACGTCGTCAGCGGCACCGCGGAGGTCGGACTGACCGATCGCGACGAGACGGTCTCCCTCGAGGAGGACGACCTCATCCGACTCGATCCCGAGGAGACCCGCCAGATTCACAACCGAAGCGACGAACGCATAAAACTCGTGCTCGTCGGCGCGCCGCTTTGAGGCCCCGGCTGCGTGACCGAGGGTCGTAGCGATACCGGAGGGGACGGTGAGTATGGAGTACCAGCGCGCCACCGCTCGTGACCCGTCCGGTCGGACCGATCGTCAGATAACGTCGTCGGGGTCGTGAGTGTCGGCCATTCGCCTGGCTTCGGTAGCGTACTGCGATTGCAGATCGGCGTCGTCGACGCTACCGAGATTGTCGGGATCGGCGTCGATGGCGGCGGTCGTGTCTCGAGCGTCCGTAAAGGAGGTGAGCGCGCGCTCCTTGCGGAAGTATCGATCCCCGTCCGGAGTCGCGTAGGTGAGGATGATCAGGTTCTGTTCGTCGTCGGAGTAGGTCCGTTCGACGAGCCAGACGCGAACGGTGTCGCTGGCAGTGCTTGCCATAGGTCGCTGTTCGTCGCCGAGCCCGAAGTATCTCGGGGCGACGCTCACTCCCAGTCGATCTCCTCGCCGCGACTCGAGTCCCGCAGGATGAAGGGGCCGATCGCCAGCGTTCGCTTCGCCATCGTCGCGATTCGCAGGACGAACGCGATCAGTAGCAAGAACGGCGTGACGGCGATTGTCGCCGTCACGGCGACGACCCAGACGATCGTGTCGATCCCGAGTACGCTCCCGGTTACGACATCGACGTCGAAGAACAGCAGCATCGACATCGTGACGACCAGCGCGGGCACGGCGACGTACATCATCGCCCGCGAGAGGTTGATCAGCTCCCACTGGAAGTACAGCGTCTTGAAGTGCTCCCGGGCGAGGCCGAACAGTTTCAGCGACTCGAGCAGTTCGTCGTAGGCCTCCTCCGCCTCCTCGTCGAAGGAGTCGACGTGCGAGTTTTTGATTCGGCGGGCGCGAAAGATCTTCCAGGAGTAGTTGTAGTCCAGCGCGGCTTTCACGACGCTGTACGTCCCGAACTGGGCGTCCTCGAGATCGTCCCGGATCGAGTCGGCGTGGGTCGTCAGGTTGTCGACGAAGTCGTCCACGCGTTCTTTGAGCTCCTCGTCGCGGCTGTCGGAGACGGCCCCGCGGAAGTCGTTCGCTCGCTCCTCGGAGGCGGCGATGATCGCCTGGACGAACGACGCCGGCTCCGGCGGGCTGATCGGCGCGTCGATCGAACTCTCGACGTCCGTGCGGAACTCGAGCGCGCCGTCGAGGCGCTCGCGCTGGTCTTCGACGGCACCCAGTTCCTGGGACAGCACCAGCGAGTTGATGGTCACGACGAGGGTGACGCCGGTGATGAGTGCGGTGACGAGCGCCTGAAAGAGCGTGCCGACGGGATCTTTCTCGCCCATCAGCGCTTGCAGCGAGACGGGACTGAGTTCGCTGACGAGTAACAATCCGACGAAGACGAACAGCATGAACCCGGCGGTGACGAGCCACCGATTCGCGTTCAACAGGATCTCGTGTTTCCAGGTCGGATCTTCGCTCCGCTCGGCCATCGTATCGCTCGGTTGGGAACCATCGCCGCTCATCGCTTGATCGCGAGGATACCACGATGGGGCGGAAATAGCTACGGATATCGCTCGTGGACGCGATTCATCCGAGGTCTTCGTCTCGCTCGGACTCTCGGAGGATGAACGGCCCCATCGCCAGCGTTCGCTTGGCGACGGTGGCGATCCGGAGGATGTACACGATGAAGACGACGAACGGCGAGATGCCGATGACGAAGCCGGCGCTGGTGATCCAGACGAGGTTGTCGATGCCGAGCGTCGTCCCGATGAACGTGCTTCCGTCGACGTACATGATCATGATCGCCATGACCGTCAGCGCAGGCACCGAGATGTACAACAGCGCGCGCGAGAGATTGATCAGCTCCCACTGGAAGTACAGCGTCTTGAAGTGCTCGCGGGTCGGCCCGAACAGCTGTAACGTGTCGATCATGTGGCCGATCTTCTCCGACGCGTCGTCGGAGAGCGAGTCGTCGTGGTCGGCCCGGATCTTGCGCGCGTCGTAGATCTTCCGCGAGTAGTTGAAATTGAGCGCGCTCCAGATCACCTCGAAGGTTCCGAACTGGGAGTTCTCGAGGCCGCTTTTGACGCTCTCGGCATTCCCCGTCGCGTCGTCGACGTAGTCGGCGATCTTCTCCCGGAGCGCTTCGTCGCGTTCGTCTTCCATGGTCTCCTCGAGTTCGTTCGCGCGCTCGTGGACGCCGTCGACGAGTTCCCAGAGAAACGCGGCGGGTTCGGGCGGGCTCGTCTCTTCCTCGATCGTGTCCTCGACGTCCTCTCGGAACTCCATCGAGCCTTGCATCCGATCGCGCTGTTGCCCGACCGCGCCGAGTTCCTGGGAGAGCACCAGCTGGTTGATCGTCACGACGATCGAGGTGCCCGTGATGATCGCGCCGATGAACGACGAGAAGAGCCAGAACGTACCGTTGTGGGTCTCGACGATCGTCCGCAGCGGTGCGAGGCCGAGCAAGCTGGTTGCGACGAGGACCGCGTAGACGACGACCAGGATCGCGCCCGTAAACGCCCACCGATTCAACTTGAGTAATACCCACAGCCGCACACCACCGAGTCTGTCCCCGTCGTTCGACTCGTCACTCGAGTCCACGTCGCTCATCAACTGTCGAAACGGACGACAGCGGCGGACAAAATACCCCTCCCGGAAGTCGACGGCCTCGTGTCAGTTGGGACCGAGTTACGTACCTGACAACGTTCATTCCGTTCCGGGTCGAGCGTCCGTCGGTCTCGAGCCGAACCCGCTCGAGCGGGTCGGTGCGATGTTACGAGCAACGATAACACTTGTACGACCGGCGCTTGTGGGTTCGACCTGTATGAGCGAGT
The genomic region above belongs to Natronorubrum halophilum and contains:
- a CDS encoding ATP-binding protein gives rise to the protein MILVVCGPPGAGKTTIATALRKRLEAGGESVVVHHSDDFSSRTYEQLYERVTADPDEAITVVDGTFYRREWQAQFRTLEARADVRFVRVTASLETCLERNRSRADSIDERGVHVVYREFDAPENALEIDTDACDIEDAVDRIEGALEAWSSPAE
- a CDS encoding cupin domain-containing protein, with protein sequence MGYDTASKTDPESVIDEEWGGMWFLKDELDSDHVGISVLELEPGGKGMEHDEADRGQEEIYYVVSGTAEVGLTDRDETVSLEEDDLIRLDPEETRQIHNRSDERIKLVLVGAPL